From Lusitaniella coriacea LEGE 07157, a single genomic window includes:
- a CDS encoding DUF790 family protein, whose protein sequence is MLPSDLLSYRQSGETIIPKRLAIDDRAIALATEQINCFQECLGKTQGELDRKRQELEGDSPDYRVKRGLSHLLKNSFSTFEIVSPLEPQLLRQRTFAQSAKIQPIPANRDRILELLSTQLSQELNREVLPSDIEKGLYADLQENRILTEFEPPSPEALLQRYNLSQVQGIFYRASQVVLNAHRNVPGEYKLLFRYLKLFQLMYYIEGDVDHGFTITLDGPTSLFKASTRYGLAFAKMLPALLHVTKWSLKATLENRDPYSGAKKTGQFRLNDQCGLVTHYPPGKTYDSMVEESFAKRWEKLKTEWILEREVNLVPLPGSVMIPDFRLVHPDGRDYILEIVGFWRPDYLQKKFYQVRRSDIDNLILAVSERLNLEKAGIKMTNIPAKVIWFKEKLSPKAVLEIL, encoded by the coding sequence ATGTTACCGAGCGACCTTCTCAGTTACCGACAAAGTGGTGAAACGATTATCCCCAAACGACTCGCGATCGACGATCGCGCGATCGCGCTAGCCACAGAACAAATCAATTGCTTTCAAGAATGTCTCGGAAAAACCCAAGGAGAACTCGATCGCAAGCGTCAGGAACTCGAAGGGGACAGTCCCGATTATCGCGTCAAACGGGGACTCTCGCACCTGCTCAAAAACAGCTTTTCCACCTTTGAAATTGTCAGTCCCCTCGAACCCCAACTGTTGCGCCAGCGAACCTTTGCTCAGTCGGCAAAAATCCAACCCATCCCCGCAAACCGCGATCGCATCCTCGAACTCCTTTCCACCCAACTCTCCCAAGAACTCAACCGCGAAGTCCTCCCCTCCGACATCGAAAAGGGACTCTATGCAGACTTACAGGAAAATCGCATTCTCACCGAATTTGAACCTCCTTCGCCTGAAGCGCTCCTCCAACGCTACAACCTCTCCCAAGTCCAAGGAATCTTCTACCGCGCCAGTCAAGTCGTTCTCAACGCACACCGCAACGTTCCCGGCGAATACAAACTCCTCTTTCGCTACCTCAAACTCTTCCAACTGATGTACTACATCGAAGGGGATGTAGACCACGGTTTTACCATCACCCTTGATGGGCCCACCAGCCTCTTTAAAGCCAGTACCCGCTACGGACTCGCCTTCGCAAAAATGCTCCCCGCCTTACTCCACGTCACCAAATGGAGCCTCAAAGCCACCCTAGAAAATCGCGATCCCTACAGTGGCGCAAAAAAAACCGGACAGTTCCGACTCAACGACCAATGCGGTCTAGTCACCCATTATCCCCCCGGTAAAACCTACGACAGCATGGTTGAAGAATCTTTTGCCAAACGCTGGGAAAAGTTAAAAACCGAATGGATTTTAGAACGGGAAGTTAACCTGGTTCCTCTTCCCGGTAGCGTGATGATTCCCGACTTCCGCCTCGTACATCCCGACGGACGAGATTATATTTTAGAAATTGTTGGTTTTTGGCGACCGGATTACTTGCAAAAGAAGTTTTACCAAGTTCGGCGTTCGGACATTGATAATTTGATTTTGGCAGTTTCCGAGCGCTTGAATTTGGAGAAAGCGGGGATAAAAATGACCAATATCCCAGCAAAAGTGATTTGGTTTAAGGAGAAGTTATCGCCGAAAGCCGTGCTAGAAATATTGTAA
- a CDS encoding 50S ribosomal protein L11 methyltransferase — MYSLLSYGKMMRDRGRMAAYGEALRQTVKPGSIVVDIGTGTGIFALLACQLGAKQVYAIEPDRAIAVAKEIAQANGYDDRVCFIQENSTQVELPHRADVIVSDLRGVLPFFGAHLPSIIDARERLLAPEGVLIPLRDRVWATIVEAPQLYEQYTSPWDDNPYGLQLQGAKPFVTNTWRKGKITPEQCLLAPQPCLTLDYTCIEDANGTVEFAGTISRSGIAHGICLWFDATLTEKIGFSNAPGQPELIYGQAFFPWKTPITVEPRDRVSIKLQANWVHQDYIWRWHSQIFHQGQSTQLKANFEQSTFWSQPLSSMQLHKQANAFVPSLNPDGKILQTILQLMNEQKSLGEIARHLTAQFPETFPTWQLALRRVGELSQQYSL, encoded by the coding sequence ATGTACAGTCTCCTGAGCTACGGTAAGATGATGCGCGATCGCGGGCGCATGGCTGCTTATGGCGAAGCGTTGCGGCAAACCGTTAAACCGGGTTCGATTGTGGTGGATATTGGCACGGGAACGGGGATTTTTGCCCTTTTAGCTTGTCAGTTGGGGGCAAAACAAGTTTACGCGATCGAACCGGATCGCGCGATCGCGGTAGCAAAAGAAATTGCCCAGGCAAATGGTTATGACGATCGCGTGTGCTTCATCCAAGAGAACTCAACCCAAGTCGAACTACCCCATCGTGCCGATGTCATCGTCTCGGATTTGCGCGGCGTGTTGCCTTTTTTTGGAGCGCATCTCCCCTCAATTATCGACGCGAGAGAACGCCTACTCGCACCGGAAGGGGTTTTAATTCCTTTGCGCGATCGCGTCTGGGCAACGATTGTTGAAGCCCCTCAACTCTACGAGCAATACACCTCCCCTTGGGACGATAACCCCTACGGCTTGCAACTCCAAGGAGCAAAACCCTTTGTTACCAACACTTGGCGCAAAGGGAAAATAACGCCAGAGCAATGTTTGCTTGCGCCTCAACCCTGTTTAACCTTAGACTATACCTGCATCGAGGATGCCAATGGGACAGTAGAGTTTGCTGGAACCATCTCTCGTAGTGGGATTGCCCACGGAATTTGCCTCTGGTTTGATGCTACGCTGACGGAGAAAATTGGTTTTTCCAATGCACCCGGACAACCGGAATTGATTTACGGTCAAGCCTTTTTTCCCTGGAAGACTCCCATAACTGTCGAACCGCGCGATCGCGTATCGATAAAACTGCAAGCCAACTGGGTTCATCAAGACTATATTTGGCGCTGGCACTCTCAAATTTTTCATCAGGGTCAATCTACGCAACTCAAAGCCAACTTCGAGCAATCGACCTTTTGGAGTCAACCCCTGTCTTCTATGCAACTGCACAAACAAGCAAATGCTTTTGTCCCCAGTCTCAACCCAGACGGCAAAATACTACAGACAATTTTGCAGTTGATGAACGAACAGAAATCTCTCGGAGAAATCGCCCGCCATTTAACCGCTCAATTTCCCGAAACGTTTCCCACTTGGCAACTGGCGCTACGTCGCGTTGGGGAACTTTCGCAGCAGTACAGTTTGTAA
- a CDS encoding nucleotidyltransferase domain-containing protein translates to MRPEIELLLCCTRTQVSPEHKIRVRQLVQNKIDWQYLLVAAQWHSVTPLLYWQLKAICPEAIPSKVLQKIKKYFKINVQRNFFLTSQLLKILKEFKRQGIEVIPFKGSILSATVYNNIVLRKFYDLDILVREDCVLKAKKILENFGYEAVIPLDEKQENLRLKTNYEQEFFHETLKISIDLHWGLAPPYFSLPLSIDNVFARSQVFEIAGTKISVFSPEDSFLVLCINGAKDGWLGLQQICDISEFIRVRPQMDWQELLRYAQQLGCLRMVLLGLNLANKVLDSPLPLNVKAEIEKQPQIHLLSEQVCHRLFGESKTYLNRLQLVYFTLQLQQGTLQKLRYCWGLACPVNERDLAYISLPSIFFPLYYPIRLGRLIFKYGLGGSGK, encoded by the coding sequence ATGCGCCCTGAAATCGAACTACTACTGTGTTGCACTCGTACCCAAGTTTCCCCGGAACACAAAATTCGGGTGCGTCAGTTAGTTCAAAACAAAATTGACTGGCAATATTTACTCGTCGCAGCTCAATGGCATAGTGTAACGCCCTTACTCTACTGGCAACTTAAAGCAATTTGCCCTGAAGCCATTCCATCCAAAGTCTTACAAAAAATCAAAAAATATTTCAAAATCAACGTTCAACGTAACTTTTTTTTGACATCGCAGCTACTTAAAATACTCAAAGAGTTTAAGCGACAAGGAATTGAAGTCATTCCTTTTAAAGGTTCTATTCTGTCTGCAACTGTTTACAATAACATTGTTTTAAGAAAATTTTACGATCTAGATATTTTGGTTCGTGAAGATTGCGTGCTAAAAGCAAAAAAAATCCTAGAAAATTTTGGATATGAAGCAGTAATTCCTCTCGACGAAAAACAGGAAAACCTACGTCTAAAAACAAATTATGAGCAAGAGTTTTTCCACGAAACCCTAAAAATAAGTATCGATCTTCATTGGGGATTAGCACCACCTTACTTCTCGCTACCATTATCCATTGATAATGTTTTTGCTCGATCGCAAGTTTTTGAAATTGCCGGAACTAAAATCTCTGTTTTCTCGCCTGAAGACTCTTTCTTAGTATTGTGTATTAATGGCGCAAAAGATGGTTGGTTGGGATTGCAGCAAATTTGCGATATTTCAGAGTTTATCCGCGTTCGTCCTCAAATGGACTGGCAAGAACTCTTGAGATATGCCCAACAGTTAGGGTGCTTGCGAATGGTTCTTCTCGGTTTGAATTTAGCCAACAAAGTACTAGACAGTCCGCTTCCTTTAAATGTCAAAGCTGAAATTGAAAAACAGCCTCAAATTCACCTTCTATCCGAACAGGTTTGCCACAGGCTTTTTGGCGAGAGTAAAACTTATTTAAATCGCTTGCAATTAGTCTATTTTACATTACAACTACAACAAGGCACTTTACAAAAACTTCGTTATTGTTGGGGTTTAGCTTGTCCGGTGAACGAAAGAGATTTAGCTTACATTTCCTTGCCTTCTATCTTCTTTCCCCTTTATTATCCAATTCGTTTAGGGCGACTTATTTTTAAGTATGGATTGGGAGGATCCGGGAAATAA
- the plsX gene encoding phosphate acyltransferase PlsX: MGSTREKIAVDAMGGDYAPAEIVAGAIRASEELDIEILLVGDPHQIEAVLQNHPTSRKLEIVPAEDVISMHEEPLTSLRRKPKASINVAMDLVKNKRASGVVSAGHSGAAMAAGLLRLGRLKGIARPAIGAVFPTLMANKSVIVLDVGANVDCRPKYLEQFALMGKVYSQYALGVEDPKVGLLNIGEESCKGNDVALQTYQLLEENPHIPFIGNAEGRDVLSGQFDVIVCDGFVGNILLKFAEAIGDVLLQTMREELPYGLRGQLGTALLKPNLRRIKQRIDHAEHGGGLLLGVDGICIISHGSSQAPSIFNAIRLAKEAIDHQVLERIQTSYAQSQGQSVASVQSSTES, from the coding sequence ATGGGATCGACGCGCGAAAAGATTGCAGTTGACGCTATGGGAGGGGACTACGCCCCTGCTGAAATTGTTGCTGGAGCAATTAGAGCTTCCGAAGAACTCGATATAGAGATTTTGCTGGTGGGCGATCCCCATCAAATTGAAGCCGTTCTCCAAAACCATCCAACCTCTAGGAAATTGGAAATTGTTCCGGCAGAGGATGTGATTTCCATGCACGAAGAACCGCTGACCAGTTTGCGACGCAAACCCAAAGCCTCAATTAACGTGGCAATGGATTTGGTTAAAAACAAGCGAGCGAGTGGAGTCGTGTCTGCGGGTCACTCTGGTGCGGCGATGGCAGCGGGTTTACTCCGCCTCGGTCGTTTAAAAGGAATTGCCAGACCCGCAATTGGTGCGGTATTTCCCACTTTGATGGCGAATAAGTCAGTTATTGTTTTGGATGTGGGGGCAAATGTAGACTGTCGCCCGAAATATCTCGAACAATTTGCCTTGATGGGCAAGGTTTACAGCCAGTATGCCTTGGGGGTTGAAGATCCCAAAGTGGGTCTGCTCAACATTGGAGAAGAGTCTTGCAAGGGCAATGATGTGGCGTTGCAAACCTATCAACTTCTAGAGGAGAATCCTCACATTCCTTTCATTGGGAACGCAGAAGGACGAGATGTTCTCTCCGGTCAGTTTGACGTGATTGTTTGCGATGGGTTCGTGGGCAATATTCTCCTGAAGTTTGCCGAAGCGATTGGCGATGTTCTCTTGCAAACCATGCGAGAGGAACTCCCTTACGGCTTGCGCGGTCAACTGGGAACCGCTTTGCTCAAGCCCAACCTGCGACGCATTAAGCAGCGCATCGACCACGCCGAACATGGGGGAGGATTGCTGTTAGGGGTTGATGGTATTTGTATTATCAGCCACGGCAGTTCTCAAGCTCCTTCTATTTTTAATGCGATCCGCTTGGCGAAAGAGGCTATTGACCATCAGGTATTAGAGCGGATTCAAACCTCTTATGCTCAGAGTCAAGGGCAATCTGTAGCGAGCGTTCAATCGTCAACAGAGAGCTAA
- the pyrE gene encoding orotate phosphoribosyltransferase, whose product MKNASDSPQINDEKTLRSQLLQLLTQFAYQEGNFLLSSGQRSSYYINGKQVTLRAEGALTLGRLLFSFLPPDTQAIAGLTLGADPMVTAVSIVSAWENHPIPALIIRKAPKGHGTQAYIEGPTLAPGAKVVVLEDVVTTGRSAMIAVERLQAVGYRVEQILALVDREQGGAQLYQSQGLTFKAIFSISEIQQQARRNK is encoded by the coding sequence ATGAAAAACGCTTCCGATTCCCCTCAAATCAACGACGAAAAAACCCTGCGCTCTCAGCTTTTGCAATTGTTGACCCAATTCGCTTACCAGGAAGGAAATTTTCTTCTCTCCTCCGGGCAACGCAGCAGCTACTATATCAACGGAAAGCAAGTCACCTTAAGAGCCGAAGGTGCATTAACCCTCGGTCGCCTGCTCTTTTCTTTTCTCCCCCCAGATACCCAAGCCATCGCCGGATTAACCCTCGGTGCCGACCCAATGGTGACCGCCGTTAGCATCGTTTCCGCCTGGGAAAATCATCCCATTCCCGCGCTGATTATTCGCAAAGCACCAAAAGGACACGGAACCCAAGCCTACATTGAAGGACCCACTTTAGCACCCGGAGCAAAAGTCGTCGTCCTAGAAGATGTCGTTACCACAGGACGCTCGGCAATGATTGCCGTCGAACGCTTGCAAGCCGTGGGCTATCGCGTCGAGCAAATTCTAGCACTCGTCGATCGCGAACAAGGCGGTGCCCAACTTTATCAATCCCAAGGACTTACCTTTAAAGCCATTTTCTCCATCTCAGAGATTCAACAACAAGCGCGTCGAAACAAATAG
- a CDS encoding beta-ketoacyl-ACP synthase 3: protein MGIAITGSGSATPTVELTNESLSQIVETSDEWISSRTGIQARRLAGAEESLCELAAQAAQNAIAMAQLSPTDIDLIVLATSTPDDLFGSAVKIQHAIGATQAVAFDLTAACSGFVFGVVTAAQFIYTGAYRNVVVIGADILSRWVNWSDRATCVLFGDGAGAMVLQADESRDRLLGFELASNGTQNHCLNLAYRGESQTLIGDVAIAQGTYQPITMNGREVYRFAVAKVPEILSKVMFRANLTAEDINWLILHQANQRIMDAVAQRLGIPAERVVSNLAKYGNTSAASIPIALDEAVRAGKIQTGDILAVSGFGAGLTWGGAIFEWGR, encoded by the coding sequence ATGGGAATCGCAATTACCGGAAGCGGTTCTGCGACACCGACAGTAGAATTGACCAATGAGTCTCTCAGCCAGATTGTTGAGACTTCTGACGAATGGATTAGCAGTCGGACTGGAATTCAAGCAAGGCGTTTGGCGGGTGCAGAGGAGTCTTTATGCGAGCTTGCGGCACAGGCGGCTCAAAACGCGATCGCGATGGCTCAACTTTCACCCACAGATATCGATTTGATCGTTTTGGCAACCTCAACCCCAGACGATCTGTTTGGCAGTGCGGTCAAAATTCAACACGCTATTGGCGCAACCCAAGCAGTGGCGTTCGATTTGACTGCGGCTTGTTCGGGATTTGTCTTTGGGGTGGTGACGGCGGCGCAATTTATTTATACGGGCGCGTATCGCAATGTGGTGGTGATTGGGGCGGATATTCTCTCTCGTTGGGTGAATTGGTCTGACCGCGCGACCTGCGTTTTATTTGGGGACGGTGCGGGGGCGATGGTCTTGCAAGCAGATGAATCGCGCGATCGCCTGTTAGGATTCGAGCTGGCAAGCAATGGCACGCAAAATCATTGCCTTAACCTGGCGTATCGAGGGGAGTCTCAAACCCTCATCGGAGATGTCGCGATCGCGCAAGGAACCTATCAACCCATTACGATGAACGGACGCGAAGTGTACCGTTTTGCGGTGGCGAAAGTCCCAGAAATTCTCTCCAAGGTGATGTTTCGCGCCAACTTGACCGCAGAAGATATCAATTGGCTGATCCTCCACCAAGCCAATCAACGAATTATGGATGCAGTCGCTCAACGCTTGGGCATTCCCGCAGAACGAGTGGTGAGCAATCTCGCAAAGTATGGCAACACTTCTGCCGCGTCGATTCCTATTGCCCTTGATGAAGCTGTACGGGCGGGTAAAATCCAAACGGGAGATATTCTTGCCGTATCGGGTTTTGGTGCCGGATTGACCTGGGGCGGTGCGATTTTTGAGTGGGGAAGGTAG
- a CDS encoding hemolysin family protein, whose protein sequence is MQLTSQDILMRLLLILLLIAINAFFVTAEFSMVSVRRSRINQLVESGDVQAQTVQSLQRSIERLLSTTQLGITLSSLALGWIGERTMAVVVLQLTAILDLPATAEKALAHFLTVPMAFFLLVYLQIVLGELCPKSVALLYSEQLARFLGPPSLAIARIFNPFIWTLNQSTRLLLRLVGIQYAGQGGYNRVTPEELQLIITTERESTGLEAEERELLNNVFEFSEVIAGEVMVPRTSLSAIEHCATFDTLLQEVVKKGHSRYPVTGESLDDVLGIVDFKELAKPLAQGRLKPETPIQPWIKPARFVPEFTPLSELLTLMQRSQLEMVMVVDEFGGTAGLVTLKDLIDEIIGDRAELDNPEKLALQMLDDQTFLIEAQMDIEEVNELLDLNLPVTDEYQTLGGFLLYHFQKIPTQGETLLYDNLDLTIVSAQGPRLYQICIHRKDSDRSSVISHQLSAPDSEAEGSRQ, encoded by the coding sequence ATGCAACTAACCAGTCAGGATATTTTGATGCGGTTGTTGTTAATTCTGCTGCTCATTGCGATTAATGCCTTTTTTGTTACGGCGGAATTCTCAATGGTTTCTGTGCGACGATCGCGCATTAACCAACTGGTTGAATCCGGAGACGTACAAGCTCAAACCGTTCAATCGCTTCAACGCAGTATCGAACGACTGCTCTCAACCACCCAATTGGGAATTACCCTCTCCAGTTTAGCTTTGGGTTGGATTGGCGAGCGAACAATGGCGGTTGTCGTTTTGCAACTGACGGCAATTCTCGATCTCCCGGCAACGGCGGAGAAGGCGCTGGCACACTTTCTAACCGTGCCGATGGCATTTTTTCTCCTGGTTTACCTGCAAATCGTTCTGGGGGAATTATGCCCAAAATCCGTTGCCCTACTCTATTCCGAGCAACTTGCGCGGTTTTTAGGGCCTCCCAGTCTCGCGATCGCGCGCATCTTTAACCCCTTCATCTGGACTCTCAACCAATCCACCCGCCTACTCCTGCGCTTAGTCGGCATTCAGTACGCCGGACAAGGAGGGTACAATCGCGTCACTCCCGAAGAATTACAACTGATCATCACGACAGAACGGGAATCTACCGGACTCGAAGCCGAAGAACGAGAACTCCTCAACAACGTCTTTGAATTTAGCGAAGTCATTGCCGGAGAAGTGATGGTTCCCAGAACCAGTTTGAGCGCGATCGAGCATTGCGCAACCTTTGACACTCTCCTCCAAGAAGTTGTCAAGAAAGGTCATTCCCGCTATCCCGTGACTGGAGAATCCCTCGATGACGTTCTGGGTATTGTTGATTTCAAAGAACTCGCCAAACCCTTAGCCCAAGGAAGACTCAAGCCGGAAACGCCCATTCAACCTTGGATCAAACCCGCTCGATTTGTCCCGGAATTTACTCCTCTCAGCGAATTATTAACCCTCATGCAGCGCTCGCAACTAGAAATGGTTATGGTGGTTGACGAGTTCGGGGGAACCGCAGGATTGGTCACTCTCAAAGACTTAATTGATGAAATCATCGGCGATCGCGCGGAATTAGACAACCCCGAAAAATTGGCCCTGCAAATGCTCGACGACCAAACCTTCTTAATCGAAGCACAGATGGATATTGAAGAGGTCAACGAGTTACTCGATTTAAACTTACCCGTAACCGATGAATACCAAACCCTCGGTGGATTTTTACTCTACCATTTCCAAAAAATTCCCACCCAAGGCGAAACCCTGCTCTACGACAATTTAGATTTAACCATTGTTTCTGCTCAAGGTCCCCGCCTCTACCAGATTTGCATCCATCGAAAGGACTCAGATCGCTCATCAGTCATCAGTCATCAATTATCAGCGCCTGACAGCGAGGCAGAGGGCAGTAGGCAGTAG
- a CDS encoding ABC transporter ATP-binding protein codes for MNRLLSLKQALSLCWQSSRNWTLASIILLVIRSFLPVASLYLAKRIVDALTQALTAKNSPTAFQEVFYLIVLTAAVTILNDLCGSLVGVVQETQSQVVTDYVQNLLHAKSIAVDLEYYENAQYYDRLHQAQSEAPYRPSLILNRLLQALQGGISLGAIALLLIALHWGITLILFLAIIPLLLVRLQSSKQFYRLWQQWTAQERRAQYYSELLTRESHAKEIRLFQLGTYFQNHFKHLRKEIHQGKLRLAWQRFRTEAIAQSIATLAIFAAFAVIARQTLQGALSLGSLVMYYQAFQRGQGLLRDTTRNLASLYENSLFLSNFYNFLHLKPLVLDPPFPRPIPNPLQVGIAFENVSFRYPHSQRSVLEAVSFQIEAGETVAFVGENGAGKSTLIKLLCRLYDPCGGKITWDGIDVEEFSTTELRGQMGVVFQDYARYNLTVRENIGFGNGEKAAIHQAACLAGVDRAIARLPNGYDTTLGHQFDRGEELSIGEWQKIAIARCLLRQAQILILDEPTSALDPQAEAEILQKFNQLTQNRTAILISHRLSTVQFADRIFVLEQGKIAESGTHQNLLQQQGTYARLFNTQAYYYQ; via the coding sequence TTGAATCGTCTTCTTTCACTCAAACAAGCGTTATCCCTATGTTGGCAAAGTAGCCGAAATTGGACGCTGGCAAGTATTATCCTCTTAGTTATCCGTAGTTTTCTCCCTGTAGCATCGCTCTATCTTGCGAAGCGGATTGTGGATGCTTTAACGCAAGCGCTAACCGCAAAAAATTCCCCCACCGCATTTCAAGAGGTTTTTTATTTAATTGTTCTGACTGCGGCTGTAACGATTCTCAATGACTTGTGCGGTTCCCTGGTGGGAGTGGTGCAAGAAACGCAATCTCAAGTTGTCACCGACTACGTGCAAAATTTACTCCACGCCAAATCGATCGCGGTTGACTTGGAATATTACGAAAATGCCCAGTATTATGATCGCTTGCACCAAGCGCAATCGGAAGCGCCTTATCGCCCTTCCCTGATTCTCAATCGCCTTCTACAAGCATTACAAGGGGGAATTTCTTTGGGCGCGATCGCGCTCCTTCTCATTGCACTCCACTGGGGTATTACCCTTATTCTCTTCCTCGCAATTATTCCCTTATTGCTGGTGCGTTTGCAATCCTCAAAGCAATTTTATCGCCTGTGGCAGCAATGGACAGCGCAGGAACGACGCGCCCAGTACTACAGCGAGTTATTAACGCGGGAATCTCACGCCAAGGAAATTCGTCTCTTTCAACTGGGAACCTATTTCCAAAACCACTTCAAGCATTTGCGAAAAGAGATTCACCAAGGCAAACTCCGCCTCGCATGGCAAAGATTCCGAACAGAGGCGATCGCGCAAAGTATTGCCACCCTCGCAATTTTTGCCGCCTTCGCTGTAATTGCCCGCCAAACCCTCCAAGGGGCGCTCTCTCTCGGTTCTTTGGTCATGTACTACCAAGCTTTTCAACGGGGACAGGGACTGTTGCGAGATACAACCCGAAATTTAGCTAGTCTTTACGAAAATAGCCTATTTCTCTCCAATTTTTACAATTTTCTCCACCTCAAACCTCTCGTTCTCGATCCTCCATTTCCGCGTCCCATTCCCAACCCCTTACAAGTAGGAATTGCCTTCGAGAACGTCTCTTTCCGCTATCCCCACAGCCAACGTTCGGTATTAGAAGCGGTTAGCTTTCAAATCGAGGCGGGAGAAACCGTTGCGTTTGTGGGGGAAAATGGAGCCGGAAAATCAACGCTAATCAAGTTACTTTGTCGGCTGTACGATCCCTGTGGAGGAAAGATTACCTGGGATGGGATTGACGTGGAAGAATTTTCAACAACGGAATTGCGAGGACAAATGGGAGTCGTTTTTCAAGACTATGCTCGCTACAACCTTACCGTGCGGGAGAATATTGGTTTTGGTAATGGGGAGAAGGCGGCAATTCATCAAGCGGCTTGCTTGGCGGGAGTGGATCGCGCGATCGCGCGACTCCCCAATGGCTACGATACAACCTTGGGACACCAATTCGATCGCGGTGAAGAACTCAGCATCGGAGAATGGCAAAAAATCGCGATCGCGCGCTGTCTTTTGCGTCAAGCCCAAATTCTCATCCTCGACGAACCCACAAGCGCCCTCGATCCTCAAGCAGAAGCCGAAATTCTCCAAAAATTCAACCAACTTACCCAAAATAGAACTGCCATTTTGATTAGCCATCGCCTTTCCACCGTTCAATTTGCCGATCGAATCTTCGTTCTCGAACAGGGAAAGATCGCCGAAAGTGGGACGCACCAAAATCTCCTCCAACAACAAGGAACCTACGCCCGTCTCTTCAACACCCAAGCCTATTACTATCAATAA
- the fabD gene encoding ACP S-malonyltransferase, with protein sequence MTKTAWLFPGQGSQAEGMGVDLKDTSIAQERLAQAESILGWSVLEVCQNGKEKLTQTLYTQPCLYAVEGILVDLMRDRRREPQVVAGHSLGEYVALYAAGVFDFESGLRLVQRRAELMDKAEGGKMVALIGFNREALQTEIDKSADVVLANDNSDGQVVISGTPKAVDAVLAQVKTKRAIPLNVSGAFHSPLMAEAAQQFQEVLQSVEFADASVPVLSNVDPTPNCEGEVLKQRLQAQIVGSVRWREIMAQLSEMGIEKAVEVGPGNVLANLLKRAYSDIARENVGSLAVLQA encoded by the coding sequence ATGACAAAAACAGCATGGCTATTTCCAGGACAGGGTTCTCAAGCGGAGGGGATGGGAGTCGATCTTAAAGACACGTCCATTGCTCAAGAGAGATTGGCACAAGCGGAGAGTATTTTAGGGTGGTCTGTGCTTGAGGTTTGCCAGAACGGGAAAGAAAAGCTGACGCAAACCCTCTACACTCAACCCTGTTTGTACGCGGTTGAAGGAATTTTAGTGGATTTGATGCGCGATCGCAGACGAGAACCTCAAGTAGTGGCAGGTCACAGTTTGGGGGAGTATGTCGCCCTTTACGCCGCAGGAGTTTTTGATTTTGAATCGGGGTTGCGCCTGGTGCAGCGTCGCGCTGAGTTGATGGATAAAGCTGAAGGCGGGAAAATGGTGGCATTAATCGGGTTTAATCGGGAAGCGCTGCAAACGGAAATTGATAAAAGTGCAGATGTTGTGCTGGCAAATGACAATAGCGACGGACAGGTGGTGATTTCCGGAACGCCGAAGGCGGTGGATGCAGTTCTCGCTCAAGTGAAGACCAAACGTGCCATCCCGTTGAACGTTTCGGGTGCATTTCACTCTCCCCTGATGGCAGAAGCCGCGCAACAGTTTCAGGAAGTATTACAATCCGTTGAGTTTGCCGATGCGTCGGTTCCGGTTCTCTCCAATGTCGATCCGACTCCTAATTGTGAGGGAGAGGTGTTAAAGCAACGCCTTCAAGCACAAATTGTAGGTTCGGTGCGCTGGCGGGAAATTATGGCGCAATTGTCCGAAATGGGTATTGAAAAGGCGGTGGAAGTGGGGCCGGGAAATGTCCTTGCCAATTTACTCAAACGCGCCTACTCGGATATTGCACGCGAGAATGTTGGGAGTTTGGCAGTACTTCAAGCTTAG